One Stenotrophomonas oahuensis genomic region harbors:
- a CDS encoding S8 family peptidase codes for MIFRRTALSLLVAAACAPAFAGSVDLTALDDATLSPRFIVTYKAGTAERTQPAARQRSLDAAASRARPQLGARLSAAQGAAALQVKTLRGTVGGHHVVRASQRLDRSQAETLMRAIAAEPNVESVRVDRLMHVAALPNDPVLSTHQMWHYGTGAGGARITSAWGAGASGTGVVVAVIDTGATHHADLEANLLPGYDFISDAFVSHRATDERVPGGWDIGDYSAANECGSGAPASNSSWHGTHVSGTIAEVTNNNAGGAGIAYNAKVVPVRVLGRCGGYTSDINDAIVWAAGGHVEGVPDNPNPAEVINMSLGGAHDCESDTQAAINTAVGLGTVVVVAAGNDNAPVAGHAPASCANVVTVGATGYSGQRASYSNYGAGIDLAAPGGAGTEGNPNGYIWSTLNDGATVPGNDIMAGYTGTSMATPHVVGVVALMQSVAPQPLTPSQVEGLLKATARAFPVKQSQPNGAGLLDAAAAVERARTFGQPIDGIPTSPGTAMLLPAMASGDRALYVIDVPAGKTRIDITTYGGRGEMQLLLGYEMDPLPNQNAGSSVRPGVNQAITVTSPAQGRYYLAVSATQDTTGARLLVKVN; via the coding sequence ATGATCTTCCGTCGTACCGCCCTCAGCCTGTTGGTTGCCGCCGCCTGCGCCCCGGCCTTTGCCGGCAGCGTGGACCTCACCGCGCTGGATGACGCCACCCTGTCGCCGCGCTTCATCGTCACCTACAAGGCCGGCACCGCCGAGCGCACCCAGCCTGCGGCGCGTCAACGTTCGCTCGACGCCGCCGCGAGCCGCGCACGGCCGCAGCTGGGCGCACGCCTGTCTGCGGCACAGGGGGCTGCAGCGCTGCAGGTCAAGACCCTGCGCGGCACCGTCGGTGGCCACCACGTGGTGCGCGCCTCGCAGCGACTGGACCGAAGCCAGGCCGAAACCCTGATGCGCGCGATTGCCGCCGAGCCGAATGTTGAATCCGTGCGCGTGGACCGCTTGATGCATGTGGCCGCGCTGCCCAATGACCCGGTGCTGTCCACGCACCAGATGTGGCACTACGGCACCGGTGCCGGTGGCGCGCGCATCACCAGCGCTTGGGGGGCCGGCGCATCCGGGACCGGAGTGGTGGTGGCCGTCATCGACACCGGGGCCACCCATCATGCCGACCTGGAAGCGAACCTGCTGCCGGGCTATGACTTCATCTCCGACGCCTTCGTCTCGCACCGCGCCACCGACGAGCGCGTGCCGGGCGGCTGGGACATCGGCGACTACAGCGCCGCCAATGAGTGCGGCAGTGGCGCGCCGGCCAGCAACAGCAGCTGGCACGGCACCCATGTGAGCGGCACCATCGCCGAGGTCACCAACAACAATGCCGGCGGGGCCGGCATCGCCTACAACGCCAAGGTGGTCCCGGTGCGCGTGCTGGGCCGCTGTGGTGGCTACACCTCCGACATCAACGATGCCATCGTGTGGGCGGCCGGCGGGCATGTGGAAGGCGTACCGGACAACCCCAATCCGGCCGAGGTGATCAACATGAGCCTGGGCGGCGCGCATGACTGCGAGTCCGACACCCAGGCCGCGATCAACACCGCGGTCGGGCTGGGCACCGTGGTGGTGGTGGCAGCCGGCAACGACAACGCGCCGGTGGCCGGGCATGCACCGGCCAGCTGCGCCAACGTGGTCACGGTTGGAGCCACCGGCTATTCGGGCCAGCGCGCCAGCTATTCCAACTACGGTGCGGGTATCGACCTGGCGGCACCGGGCGGCGCGGGGACCGAAGGCAATCCCAACGGCTATATCTGGTCCACCCTCAACGACGGCGCCACCGTGCCCGGCAATGACATCATGGCCGGCTACACCGGCACCTCGATGGCCACCCCGCACGTGGTCGGCGTGGTTGCACTGATGCAGAGCGTGGCCCCGCAGCCGCTGACGCCGTCGCAGGTGGAGGGTCTGCTGAAGGCCACCGCGCGGGCGTTCCCGGTCAAGCAGAGCCAGCCGAACGGAGCCGGGCTGCTGGATGCGGCCGCCGCCGTGGAACGCGCTCGTACCTTCGGCCAGCCGATTGATGGCATTCCCACCAGCCCCGGCACCGCCATGCTGCTGCCGGCGATGGCCAGCGGCGACCGCGCGCTGTATGTGATCGACGTACCGGCCGGCAAGACCCGCATCGACATCACCACCTACGGTGGACGCGGTGAGATGCAGCTTCTGCTGGGCTATGAGATGGACCCGCTGCCGAACCAGAATGCCGGCAGCTCGGTGCGGCCCGGGGTCAATCAGGCGATCACGGTGACCAGTCCGGCGCAGGGTCGTTACTACCTGGCGGTGTCGGCCACCCAGGACACCACCGGCGCACGCCTGCTGGTGAAGGTGAACTGA
- a CDS encoding prealbumin-like fold domain-containing protein — protein MRAQRHYRASTWSGLLLALAALYCQPAGAQTVQLAKTTQGGTGTYDFTLTNLSSASDSITTTVDGSPTLSPNVHTVTSIAVDITIDETPAVGFQLIGAECVDTSGTVPGPIGGPGGGSAILIPGNTLQLASTVVCTFTNAQAVVDPDLAISKTASPTVVASGGTVTYTLTASNVGSTDVTDAVLTDSVGAGLSCTTPGSCAASGGAVCPGSIPAGDQLGTGLTVPSLPVGSAVEVTFACTVTATGLPP, from the coding sequence ATGCGAGCGCAACGCCACTACCGTGCGTCAACGTGGTCCGGGCTGCTGCTGGCCCTGGCAGCGCTGTATTGCCAGCCGGCCGGCGCGCAGACCGTGCAGCTGGCCAAGACCACCCAGGGCGGCACCGGCACCTACGACTTCACCCTGACCAACCTCAGCAGTGCCAGTGACAGCATCACCACCACGGTGGATGGCAGCCCGACCCTGTCGCCGAACGTGCACACGGTGACCAGCATCGCGGTGGACATCACCATCGACGAGACGCCTGCCGTGGGGTTCCAGCTGATTGGCGCGGAATGCGTGGATACCAGCGGCACCGTTCCCGGCCCCATCGGCGGGCCCGGCGGCGGCTCGGCCATCCTGATTCCGGGCAACACGCTGCAGTTGGCCTCGACGGTGGTGTGCACCTTCACCAATGCGCAGGCGGTGGTTGACCCGGACTTGGCCATCAGCAAGACCGCCAGCCCCACCGTGGTAGCCAGTGGCGGGACCGTGACCTACACCTTGACCGCCAGCAATGTAGGCAGCACCGATGTTACCGATGCGGTGTTGACCGACAGCGTCGGGGCCGGGTTGAGCTGCACCACACCGGGCAGCTGCGCGGCCAGTGGCGGGGCGGTGTGCCCGGGCAGTATTCCCGCGGGGGATCAGCTGGGTACCGGCTTGACCGTCCCGTCATTGCCGGTGGGCAGCGCGGTGGAGGTCACCTTCGCCTGCACGGTCACCGCGACGGGGTTGCCGCCCTGA
- a CDS encoding YadA-like family protein, protein MLPIPHTLRRKALTAALLSVLTLPAYAAAGAKCQLVDDAGTPLTVDSTAAGEQALACGSHASAEGDHAVAVGSWLDLDGDGLVDPDEITWGQGANSTALGAAAQARGNNSTAIGVRAVTATDGSVAIGNQAGAVHAGSVTTRTTTYTPPSNQQTTASTQTTTPAGSSMNAVAIGTGASANGTNVIALGTGAKVRSINGTISFAEDANAAITKVETVTEGPAQNSLAIGTGASVNGNGSIALGNGAIVDGNKGVATFDGSWTDFSGVRTTEAAVNSIAIGNGARSQGNNNVVIGAGAGTGGDYFYSLFSPNWQADQNSTVVGAGAQTIRGPGTVFGYTSVAYNPYSTAMGYMSYALGTGSVAVGGWLDWAQVFGGTPRGPGSISNAYGKAFATSLGSAAFGSGTYAFGNYGTAIGPAAATGDRDTENPGPTSVIRNYDSTDPTVVSGSFAGGFFAQAAGRSSIALGRESSAADADAIAIGTQSVAYGVASIALGDQATATWHRNIAIGENAFADGYTGTGNIAFGQDAMTAPGVGGETSNAIAFGTGAQATETSAMAMGDTAVANGAASTAVGSSAQAQADGSTAVGTGSQATAASATALGTYAYAAGESALASGTNAFATGMNSIASGYNSYAGADDGMALGSYAVVESTAGVALGTGAWVSAANSVAIGANARADEADVVSFGDVGAERRLVNVGNGINATDAVNKGQLDAVVADVGGTVGAQLDSVATALGGGAAVTSSGISAPSFGFQGSSFASVGGTFSAIDAAFTALTGRVSALETAASAPPAGDGSGAATGSGDGLALGSGSNAHDRNDTAVGSGANVNAANSTAVGSNALVDASADNAVALGADSHATASGSVALGQGAVADEANTVSVGNATQQRRITQVADGTAATDAATVGQMQDGNATTLASANSYTDTTATQTLSRANAYADAQLQGLNDRFDLLRDDVNARLNAQDKRLDRQGAMGSAMMNMAINAANSRSPRGRVAAGVGWQNGESALSVGYSKAIGERVSMSIGGAFSSDDRSAGVGFGIDL, encoded by the coding sequence ATGCTTCCGATCCCGCACACCCTGCGTCGCAAAGCCCTCACTGCCGCGCTTCTTTCCGTACTGACCCTGCCTGCCTACGCCGCTGCTGGCGCAAAATGCCAGCTGGTCGACGACGCGGGTACGCCGCTGACCGTGGACAGCACCGCAGCGGGTGAGCAGGCACTGGCCTGCGGGTCGCATGCGTCGGCCGAAGGTGACCATGCGGTGGCCGTGGGCAGTTGGCTGGACCTGGACGGCGACGGCCTGGTCGACCCCGACGAGATCACCTGGGGCCAAGGGGCCAACAGCACCGCACTGGGTGCGGCCGCCCAGGCACGCGGCAACAACAGCACCGCCATCGGCGTGCGTGCCGTGACCGCCACCGATGGCAGCGTCGCCATCGGCAACCAGGCCGGGGCGGTGCATGCGGGGTCGGTCACCACCCGCACCACCACCTACACGCCGCCTTCCAACCAGCAGACCACGGCCAGCACGCAGACCACCACGCCTGCCGGCAGCAGCATGAATGCGGTGGCCATCGGCACCGGGGCCAGCGCCAACGGCACCAACGTCATCGCCCTGGGCACCGGTGCCAAGGTCCGTTCCATCAACGGCACCATCAGCTTTGCAGAAGACGCCAATGCGGCCATCACCAAGGTGGAAACCGTGACCGAGGGGCCAGCGCAGAATTCGCTGGCGATCGGTACCGGGGCCAGCGTCAACGGCAACGGCTCCATCGCCCTGGGCAACGGCGCGATCGTCGATGGCAACAAGGGCGTGGCGACCTTTGACGGCAGCTGGACGGATTTCAGCGGCGTGCGCACCACCGAAGCGGCCGTCAACTCCATCGCCATCGGCAACGGAGCCAGGTCGCAGGGCAACAACAACGTGGTCATCGGGGCCGGCGCGGGCACCGGCGGGGATTACTTCTATTCCTTGTTCAGCCCCAACTGGCAGGCCGACCAGAACTCCACCGTGGTCGGTGCCGGGGCGCAGACGATCCGGGGCCCGGGCACGGTGTTCGGTTACACCTCCGTCGCCTACAACCCGTACTCCACGGCCATGGGCTACATGTCCTACGCGCTGGGCACGGGCTCGGTCGCGGTCGGTGGCTGGCTGGACTGGGCGCAGGTGTTCGGCGGTACTCCGCGTGGTCCTGGCAGCATCTCCAACGCGTATGGCAAGGCCTTCGCCACCAGTCTCGGTTCGGCCGCGTTCGGCAGCGGCACCTATGCATTCGGCAACTACGGAACGGCCATCGGTCCGGCGGCGGCCACCGGTGACCGCGATACCGAAAACCCGGGACCGACCAGCGTGATCCGCAATTACGACAGCACCGATCCGACCGTGGTGTCCGGTTCGTTCGCCGGTGGCTTCTTTGCCCAGGCGGCCGGCCGCTCCAGCATCGCGCTGGGCCGCGAATCCAGCGCCGCCGATGCGGACGCCATTGCCATCGGCACCCAGTCGGTGGCCTACGGCGTGGCCAGCATCGCCCTGGGCGACCAGGCCACCGCCACCTGGCACCGCAATATCGCCATCGGTGAGAACGCGTTTGCCGACGGCTACACCGGCACCGGCAACATCGCCTTCGGCCAGGACGCGATGACCGCGCCCGGCGTGGGCGGCGAGACCAGCAACGCCATTGCGTTCGGTACCGGCGCGCAGGCCACCGAGACGTCGGCGATGGCGATGGGGGACACGGCGGTCGCCAACGGTGCCGCCTCCACCGCCGTTGGCAGCAGCGCGCAGGCGCAGGCTGACGGCAGCACGGCCGTGGGCACCGGCAGCCAGGCCACGGCCGCCTCGGCCACCGCGCTGGGCACCTATGCCTATGCGGCCGGCGAATCGGCGCTGGCCAGCGGCACCAACGCGTTCGCCACCGGCATGAACAGCATCGCCAGCGGCTACAACAGCTACGCCGGTGCGGATGACGGCATGGCCCTGGGCAGCTACGCCGTGGTCGAATCCACGGCGGGGGTGGCGCTGGGCACGGGGGCCTGGGTGAGCGCGGCCAACAGCGTTGCGATCGGTGCCAACGCCCGCGCTGACGAAGCCGACGTGGTGTCGTTCGGCGATGTCGGAGCAGAGCGCAGGCTGGTCAACGTAGGCAACGGCATCAACGCCACCGACGCGGTCAACAAGGGTCAGCTGGATGCGGTGGTCGCCGACGTGGGCGGCACGGTCGGGGCGCAACTGGACAGCGTGGCCACCGCCCTGGGCGGCGGCGCGGCCGTGACCAGCAGCGGCATCAGCGCGCCCAGCTTCGGTTTCCAGGGCAGCAGCTTCGCCAGCGTGGGCGGCACCTTCAGCGCCATCGATGCGGCGTTCACCGCACTCACCGGGCGCGTGAGCGCGCTGGAAACCGCAGCCAGCGCACCGCCGGCCGGCGATGGCAGCGGCGCAGCCACCGGCAGCGGTGATGGCCTGGCGCTGGGCAGCGGCTCGAATGCGCACGACCGCAACGACACTGCGGTGGGCAGCGGAGCCAACGTCAATGCGGCCAACAGCACCGCCGTGGGCAGCAACGCGCTGGTGGATGCGAGTGCCGACAACGCGGTGGCGCTGGGGGCCGACAGCCACGCGACGGCCAGCGGTTCGGTCGCGTTGGGGCAGGGTGCGGTGGCCGATGAAGCCAACACCGTGTCGGTAGGCAATGCCACCCAACAGCGCCGGATCACCCAGGTGGCCGACGGTACCGCCGCCACCGACGCCGCCACCGTCGGCCAGATGCAGGACGGCAACGCCACCACGCTGGCCTCGGCCAACAGCTATACCGACACCACCGCCACCCAGACCCTCAGCCGCGCCAACGCCTATGCCGATGCCCAGCTGCAAGGCCTGAACGACCGCTTCGACCTGCTGCGCGACGACGTCAATGCCCGCCTCAACGCCCAGGACAAGCGCCTGGATCGCCAGGGCGCGATGGGCAGCGCGATGATGAACATGGCCATCAATGCGGCCAACTCACGCAGCCCGCGCGGCCGTGTGGCTGCCGGCGTGGGCTGGCAGAACGGCGAAAGCGCGCTGTCGGTGGGCTACTCCAAGGCCATTGGCGAGCGCGTGTCGATGAGCATCGGCGGAGCGTTCAGCAGCGACGACCGCTCTGCCGGCGTGGGCTTTGGTATCGACCTCTGA